In Rutidosis leptorrhynchoides isolate AG116_Rl617_1_P2 chromosome 2, CSIRO_AGI_Rlap_v1, whole genome shotgun sequence, one genomic interval encodes:
- the LOC139891285 gene encoding uncharacterized protein yields the protein MVRASTQACCLLLCIITIQVVCRADQYVLNVGQELQKETLPLQSGSRIYQLQGLRPSTWYEVKISYPASIPASFSLQLNKGDSDLLLKQNRKLLNTEKLIFKNDDDSDLRNDQSQTYVMLTVEPEGAVAIPYGKEREMVIYNIVCDELMLGIPHKAWWVVILAVVCLGMAFVIPSFLPPLLLMHSDRTRGLTSKNY from the exons ATGGTGCGTGCAAGTACTCAAGCTTGTTGCCTTCTGCTTTGCATCATAACGATACAAGTCGTATGCAG GGCCGACCAGTATGTCTTGAATGTTGGTCAAGAATTACAAAAGGAAACTCTACCATTACAATCTGGATCCCGTATCTACCAACTTCAAGGACTTAGACCAAGCACGTGGTACGAAGTCAAGATATCGTATCCTGCTTCT ATACCCGCTAGCTTTTCtttacaactcaataaaggagattCAGATTTACTGCTAAAGCAAAATAGGAAATTACTGAACactgaaaagttgattttcaagaatgatgatgattcaGACTTACGAAATGATCAG agTCAAACGTATGTCATGTTGACCGTGGAGCCAGAGGGAGCGGTAGCAATACCTTATGGAAAGGAGAGGGAAATGGTCATTTACAACATAG TTTGCGATGAACTAATGCTAGGTATCCCACACAAAGCTTGGTGGGTGGTGATTCTGGCAGTTGTTTGCTTGGGTATGGCATTTGTGATCCCTTCTTTTCTACCACCACTTCTTCTAATGCATTCAGATCGAACTCGAGGGTTGACTTCCAAGAATTATTGA